The genomic region CGGCCGCGGTCATGGACACCATGCCGTCGACCAGCAACCGGACCGCGTCGGCTTCGTCCTGCCACCAGATGACCTGATCCTTGATCGTGTCCAGCTTGGCGAAAGCGCGGTCGAGTCCTTCCGCCGTGGACAGGAGATCGTAGACCTCGGGCGGCGCCACGCCGTCCGCCAGCAGGGCCCACTCCAGGGTGGCCCTGGGCGTTCGCTCCAGCCCCCGTTTGCCGGGGAATCGGTCGAGATCGAAGAAATCCGCCAGGACCGCCGGCCCTTCGTCGTTGAACTGCACACTGTCGTAGGCGATCACCCTGGAGGAGATCAGGGAACCCACGCCGCAGACGGTGAGCGCGCCGGCGATGAAGTCCTCGGTGGCGCGCGTGCCGTCCGGGGCCGGCGGCAGGATCGAGTGGTCGATCTGCTCCAGGAGGCCCTCGTCGCAGCCTCTCACGGCGTCGACCAGCTTCATGTCGACGACGTCCCAGATGACATCGCCGGCTTCTATCTGGGCGGCGACGGCGTCAAGGCCGCCGGCGTCGTTCAGGACTTCCGCCGTGATCCCCGTCGCCTCGGTGAAGGGACCGGTGATCGTCTCGGACTGCTCGACGGTGTAAGCCCCGCCCCCAATGACAACCGTGATCGTCTCCGCCAGGACCGGGGCCGGCGCGAAGGCTTGGGCCAGTCCGAGCGCGGCGAGACCGAGCGCAGCGGGGCGGGAGAGGCCGAGGCGGGGAGCCTTCATCTCGGTGCCTCAGCGGCCTGCTGCGCGACGCGCGGCCCGCTCGGCGGCATAAGGCCTTCGGCGACGGGCGCGGCGGAGATCTCGCGGATCAGCTTGCGCAGGATCGCCTGGGCGAAGTCGTGGTAGTCCTTGGCGACGACGACGAAGGCGCCGGCGCCGCCGATCACGTTCTCCAGGTAGTAGAGGTCCAGGTTATCTTCCTCGTTGAGGATGGCGAGACCATTGACCGTGATGCCCGCGCGGACCGCGATGTCGCGCCAGGTCCGCGGCGTGGGCCCGCGGTTGTCGACGCCGTCGCCCGAGAGGTCAATCACCTTTCGATCGCCGACATAGGAGTTGCGGGCAAAGACCGCAACGGCGGACTCCAGCGCGCGGGTGATCGCCGTGCCATCGCCGGGAAAGAGCCGCGGCGTCGTTTCGATCAGCTCGGCGAAACGCCCGGCCTCGGACCGGTTGGTGATCTTGGTCCAATCCACGCCGATCCGCTGCTGATTGTTGTCGCTCCACTGCAGCAGGGTGACCGCGATGCCGTGGTCCCCGGCGGCGCGGATGGCGGCGGCGACCGCCTCGTGGCGGAACGCGTCGGCGAGGCCCTGGATCTGCAGTTTGTACTCGGAGGCATCCACGCTTAGTGATACGTCGATTGCCAGCACCAGCTCCAGCTGCACCCTTTCGGCTCTCGCCGTCGAGGGTAGCGCCAGCACGATCAGAAGGGCGCAGGCCAAGCCGGGAAGGTGTCGGAAAACCCTAAAGGTCGGGAAAAGGAACGCGGCCGCCTCGATCCCGGTTCCGGTTCGATCGCACAGGCCCATCCTGGCCACGTTGCTCCGGCCCGCTCAGGTCGGCGCCATACCGCGCAGGCGTTCATTGCGGCGGCGCAGGAGCTCCAGGCTCGCGAGCAGCATGATCGAGACGATGATGAGCAGGGTGGCCACGGCCAGGATGGTTGGGCTGATCTGCTCGCGAATGCCCGAGAACATCTGCCAGGGAATGGTGCGCTGTTCGAAAGAGGCGACGAAGAGCACGACAACCACCTCGTCGAACGAGGTAATGAAGGCGAAGAGCCCGCCCGATATCACACCCGGCAGGATCAGCGGGACGATGACCTTGAAAAAGGTCCGGGTGGGGCTCGCGCCGAGCATGGCCGAGGCGCGCGTCAGGCTGTGGTCGAAGCCGACGAGGGTCGCGGTCACGGTGATCACCACGAATGGCGTGCCGAGCGCGGTATGGGCGAGGATCACGCCGAGGTGGGTGGAGGCGAGGCCGATCTTCGAATAGAAGAAGTACATGCCGGCCGCCGAGATGATCAGCGGCACGATCATCGGCGAGATCAAGAGCGCCATGATGGCGGTGCGGTAGGGCATGTATGGCCGGCTGAGGCCGAGCGCCGCGATCGTGCCCAGGGTGGTCGCCAGGATGGTCGAGAAGAAGGCGATGATGATGCTGTTCTTGACCGCGCCCTGCCAGTTCAGGCTGTTGAAGAAATCCTTGTACCATCGCAGCGAGAAGCCGTCGGGATCGAGCGACAGCATCTCCGGCGTGAAGGTGAA from Kiloniellales bacterium harbors:
- a CDS encoding extracellular solute-binding protein, translating into MKAPRLGLSRPAALGLAALGLAQAFAPAPVLAETITVVIGGGAYTVEQSETITGPFTEATGITAEVLNDAGGLDAVAAQIEAGDVIWDVVDMKLVDAVRGCDEGLLEQIDHSILPPAPDGTRATEDFIAGALTVCGVGSLISSRVIAYDSVQFNDEGPAVLADFFDLDRFPGKRGLERTPRATLEWALLADGVAPPEVYDLLSTAEGLDRAFAKLDTIKDQVIWWQDEADAVRLLVDGMVSMTAADNGDVFRSRARERLPFAVIWDGQYWDVDLWVVPKGSARLDSALTFIKSATGTERLATHAALTAYGPARKSSSAFVGADNESGLDLKPHLPTSQESFDYSLNRGVQWWISNGERVRQRFEDWLSR
- a CDS encoding DUF1194 domain-containing protein, which gives rise to MQLELVLAIDVSLSVDASEYKLQIQGLADAFRHEAVAAAIRAAGDHGIAVTLLQWSDNNQQRIGVDWTKITNRSEAGRFAELIETTPRLFPGDGTAITRALESAVAVFARNSYVGDRKVIDLSGDGVDNRGPTPRTWRDIAVRAGITVNGLAILNEEDNLDLYYLENVIGGAGAFVVVAKDYHDFAQAILRKLIREISAAPVAEGLMPPSGPRVAQQAAEAPR
- a CDS encoding ABC transporter permease; the protein is MPPPAYAGPLERTWYYGFRFICGLIFTFLIVPILVIMPLSFNTVPFFTFTPEMLSLDPDGFSLRWYKDFFNSLNWQGAVKNSIIIAFFSTILATTLGTIAALGLSRPYMPYRTAIMALLISPMIVPLIISAAGMYFFYSKIGLASTHLGVILAHTALGTPFVVITVTATLVGFDHSLTRASAMLGASPTRTFFKVIVPLILPGVISGGLFAFITSFDEVVVVLFVASFEQRTIPWQMFSGIREQISPTILAVATLLIIVSIMLLASLELLRRRNERLRGMAPT